The following proteins are co-located in the Apis mellifera strain DH4 linkage group LG9, Amel_HAv3.1, whole genome shotgun sequence genome:
- the LOC113218990 gene encoding uncharacterized protein LOC113218990, translated as MVRKSILVYDLLRTEQPEEGFTEKEIVEQISNKHDIMPGKSLRKQVAVALRRGVDFGIIAKKNNKFRFDPDTAKGNISRRTSLRRNTNRGRNKKRSAKRATKARNERKRQGERKNAKSRNQKRTLPQPKLPKSWTPNRRNLVDEPVSKVKKI; from the exons ATGGTACGGAAATCGATCCTTGTGTACGATCTGCTCAGGACCGAGCAACCGGAAGAGGGTTTCACCGAGAAGGAGATCGTGGAGCAGATCAGTAACAAACACGACATCATGCCCGGGAAATCACTTCGAAAGCAAGTGGCTGTGGCGCTTCGTCGTGGCGTCGATTTCGGCATCATAGCCAAGAAGAATAACAAATTTAG ATTCGATCCAGACACAGCGAAAGGTAATATCTCCAGGCGAACTTCCTTGAGGAGGAATACGAATCGAGGGAGGAATAAGAAGAGGAGCGCGAAGAGGGCGACGAAGGCGAGGAACGAGCGGAAACGACAGGGCGAGAGAAAGAACGCGAAAAGTCGTAATCAGAAGCGGACGCTACCGCAACCAAAATTGCCAAAATCGTGGACACCGAACAGGAGAAACTTGGTTGACGAGCCCGTgtcgaaagtgaaaaaaatttaa